In Streptomyces sp. ML-6, the genomic stretch CCTCACGAATATTCCACGCACGATCGATACATGCTATGTTTCATGCGTGATCGATCGCCGATCACGCATGAACAATCGAGGTGTGCTGTGGCCTTTGACCCCCGACCGCTCCGGACCGCCGCCGCCGCCTGCGGCGACAACCAGGTCACCCAGATCGCCGCGCGGCTGCGGGCGCCCTACTCCACGGTCCGCCGGTGGACCGGCGGCCAGGGCGAGCCCAACGGCCCCGCGCTCGCCAACATCGAGCGCACCTACGGCGTCACCGCAGCATCGCTGTACCCGGCCGCGGAATGACCGCGCTGCGCCGCCGCCAGGCGATACGAGACGCGGCACGCATCTGGCGTCACGGCCTTGACGCCATGGACCGGATGACCGTCGCCGACGCCGCCCGCGCCTGCCACCAGCCCGGTGGTCCCTCGCTCGCCGACCTGGAGCAACGCATCACCGAGGACCGGGCCGCCCGCAGGAGCCCGGCCGACCGCCGCACTGCCGCCTGAAAACCAAAGGGCCGCCCGGTCGCGACCCGGACGGCCCACCACGACCCGTAGGAGACACGAATCGTGAACACCCCGCAGCCTACCCGCCGCCGATTTCGCGCCGGCCTCGCCATCTACGGCGCCCGCAGCGCACGGCAGCACATCGCCCGCACCGCCGTCATCGCCCGGCAGCTCGAGCTGATCGCCCCCGGCACCACCGACATCTGCATCACGCCGGTCACCGTGGACGACACCCCGCGCACACACGTGCAGCTGCTCGACGCACTCGCCCTGCCCCTGGCCACCGACCGCGAGGCGCACGGCGCCGCCGCCCGACTGCTGCGCCACATGTACCCCCGCGCCGACTGGTCCGCCCCGCAGCGCTACAGCGTCCGGGACGGCCGCCTCACCCCGGACGCGCCGAACGTCCCGGCCGCGCTCGGCATCGACACCGCGGAGGTGGCCCGGTGATCCGCCCGACCCTCACCGCCGCTGGGGACGCCGTACGTCTCCCGGTTCGTGACGCCCTGCTCGCGCCGCTGCTCGACGAGTTGGCGACCGCGTACGTCGCGGACCCGACGACGATCAGCACGCTGCTGCGGGTGCACGCCGAGTCGGTGCGCCGCCTGGACCACGCCGTTGCCGACGACTCGATGCCCGACTACGAGCGGGCAATGCGCGCGGCCGGGGCCGACGCCACCCGCGAACTGCTGCTGGACGAGTTGCCCGCCGAGTGCGTGCTCGACCCGCGCCTGACGCCGGACGTCGCAATCACTCTCGCCGGCCGGATCACCCGCCTTGCCGGGCACATCCGCCACACCACCCCGAAAGGCCCTCACTCGTGACCGCCCTCCCCGCCGCCCGTTCCGGGCCCGCCGACCTCACCCCCGCGCAGGTGAAAACCCTGCTCGCCCAGATCAACCCCACCCGCGTCCAGACCCTCAACGGACAGTCGCACGTGGAGGCGTGGGACATCCGCCGTTGGCTGAACCGCGTGTTCGGGTTCGGTGGGTGGAGCGACGAAACGCTTGAACTCGCCTGCGTCGCACAGACCGAGATCAAGCCGGGACGGTGGACCGTCGTCTACCGCGCACAGGTCCGACTCACCATCTGCACCCCTGACGGCCGTCACCTGTCGTCGTGGGACGACGCTGCGGCCGGGGCCGCGCAGAATCAGCCGCGGCTCGGCGACGCACACGACATGGCGATGAAGACCGCCCTGTCGCAGGCTCTCAAGCGGTGCGCGACCAACCTCGGCGACCAGTTCGGGTTGTCCCTCTACAACGACGGTTCGCGCCGTGCGGTCATCATGTGGTCGGCCGTGCACACCCCGGCGAAGGACCCGGAGACGGCTGCCGCGCAGGACGAACCGGTGAAGCCGGAGACTGCGCCCGAGCCTGCCGCCCCGGTCCCTACGCCGAGCACGGCCGCATCTGGCACGACGGCCGTCGCTGCGACGGATCGTGCCACGGCTTCCCCTGCCCCTGACAACGCCGCCGAGCAGCGGTTGCGCCGCGCCGCGGCGGCGGCCGGGCTGGGAGCGCTCGACGCCGAGTTCGAGCGCGTACACGGCATGCCGATCGGGCAGGCCCCGGTCGCCGTGCTCGACCGGTTCCGGCAGCAGATCGAGGCCGCCGGGGGTGCCCGATGACCGAGCAGCCCACGGCCCCGGCCGCCGCCACGGTGCGCGAGGCCGTCACGAAGCAAGCTGTGCTCGGTGCGCTGCTCACCGAGGTCAAGCGGGCGTACGCCGATGCGCGGGACACCGCCGAGCAGCTGCTCGGCGAGCAGTACCAGGCGACCGGTGCCACGCAGGTGGATGCGCTGCTGCCGGACGGCACGAAGGTCGGCAGTATCACCCGGGCCCCGGGCGAGACCGTCGCGCAGGTCGTCGACACCGAGGCGTTCAGGACGTGGGTCCGGGACACCTACCCCGCCGAGCACGTCGTGCGGACCATCCCCATGCAGGTCGTCGCGGAGGTCAGGCCGTCGTTCGCGGCGCTGCTGCTCGCGGCGATGACCGCGGCCGGCCGCGCGCAGTACACCGACCCGGCCACCGGCGAGATTCACGACGTGCCTGGCGTCTCCATCACCCCGGCCGGGGCCGCGTCCACCCGGATCACGTACCGGCGGAAGTCGAAGACGTCGCCGCGCACGGGCGCCGAGCTGATCGCGGACGCGTGGCGGACGACCGACCTCGCCACCCGCGTGCTGCCCGCCCTCGCCCCAAACCGCCCCGCCGCCGAGTAGCCCCGTGGGGCCCGCTCCGCGCGGGCGGGCCCCGGGAAGGACCACCACCCCATGAGCATCACCCTGATGACCGCCGACGAGCGGGCCGTACTCGCCGAACTTCTCGGCACCACCACCCCGGCCGCCATGCTGGCCGTTGCCGACGCCGTGGCTGCTGCCGCAGGTGTTCACCGTTCCGGGTACAGCGGCGCCGCCGTCGGCCGTCTCCTCGCCGCCGACATGCTCGCCCTGGCCGCCCGGCTGGTCGCCGTCGAGCAGCTGCTCGACACCACCCGTCGCACCCTCTCCTCCGTCATCTGCGCGGCCAACGACGGCTACGACTACGACATGTCCGACCTGTTGTGGGAGCTGGAGCGGGCTGGGGCCGGTCTCACCGCCGAGGACCTGAACGACGCGGAGGCCGCCGCCGAGGTTGAGGCCCGAGCGGAGTCGCTGCGATGACCGTGCTCACCCCTGCCACCCGTAACCGCATGATCGCCCTGCTGGAGAGCGGCGCCACCAACCGCGCCATCGCCACCGAGCTGAGGCTCGACAAGAGCACCCCGGCCCGGTACCGGCGCATGCTCGGCATCGCCCCGGCCACCCCGCTGCCCCCCGCGCACCGCACCACGGCCACCCTGGAAGAGGTCTGGCAGGCCAACGTCCGCCCGCTCGCCAACGGCCACATGGAATGGACCGGGAACCTGAACAACGCAGGCGTCCCCACGATCAGCTACCGCGCCCGCCAGCTGTCCGCCCGCGCCGTGGCCTTCCAGCTGCGCACCGGCCGCGCACCGGTCGGCTACGTCAAGGCGGAGTGCGACGTGCCCGGGTGCGTTGCCCCCCGGTGCGTCGATGACCGGCCCGGCCGCGCTCGCACGGCCGAACTGCTCGCCGACCTGAACGGCTGCCGGTGACCGCCGCCGCCCGGCTCGACCGGGCCCGCCGCCACCTGGACACCCCGCCGGCTGATCCGGTTGCCGGGCAACTCCCCATGCCCGAGCCCATCCGATCCATCAGCTATGGCGGAGGGGTGCAGTCCACTGCGCTACTCGTGCTGGCCGCACAGCGCCGTATCGACTTCCCTCTCTTCCTCATGGCGAACGTCGGAGACGACTCGGAGAACCCCGGGACGCTCCGGTATGTCGAGGAGTACGCCCGGCCGTACGCCGCCGAGCACGGCATTGAGCTGGTCGTGCTGGACCGCGTGAAGCGGGACGGCACTACGGAAACGCTGCTCGGCCGCCTCACCCGTGAAGGGTCGCGGTCCCTCCCGATCCCGGTCCGCATGTCCAACGGAGCGCCTGGCACCCGCAGATGCACCGCCGATTTCAAGATCAAGGTGACCGCGAAGGAGCTGAAGCGGCGCGGCGCGACTGCGGCGGCCCCGGCGACGATCGGGATCGGAATCAGCGTGGACGAGATTCACCGGGCGAACAACCGGCGCACCGAGCCTCACGAGCTGATCACGTACCCGCTGCTTGACCTCGGGCTCCGTCGAACCGACTGCGTGCGGATCATCAGCGAGGCCGGCCTTCCCGTCCCGCCGAAGAGCAGCTGTTACTTCTGCCCGTTCCACCGGCCCGAGACGTGGCACGACATGCGCCGCAACGAGCCGGACCTGTTCGAGAAGTCGTGCCAGCTCGAAGAACTCCTCAACGAGCGGCGCGACGAACTCGGCAAGGACCACGTCTACCTGACCCGGTTCGGCCGCCCGCTCCGTGAGGCGATCCCGGACGGCGTGGACCTGCTCCCGATGTTCGACGAGGCCGACGGCCTGTGTGACTCCGGGTGGTGCATGACATGACCGCTACCGACCGGCCGCCGCGCCCGTGCCAGCACGGCAACCCGCAGTGCGGTGCGCTCCCGACCCGGCCGTACATCTGCGGGCCGCGGTGCGAGGAGCACCAGCCGGCCCTCACGCGCCCCTTCTACACCCGAACGGAGAACTGACCATGGCCTACCGCCACGACAACGACGCCATCACGGTCATGGACTGGTTCGCGGGTGCGGGCGGGTCGTCGCAGGGGATGCACGCGGTGCCCGGTGTGCGGGTCGAGCGGGCCGCGAACCACTGGGACTTGGCGCTGGACAGCCACGAAGCGAACTTCCCCGGCGCTTCGCACTACCGCGGCGACATTCGGAAGGCGCCCGTCTGGAGCTGGCCGGTCACTGACCTGTTCTGGGCGTCGCCGGAGTGCACCAACTGGTCCATCGCCAAGGGCCGCAAGCGCAGTTTCGAGCACGCGGTGCAGGGTGATCTGCTCGACCTGTACGCCGAGCTGGAGGCCGAGCAGTACGCGGATGCCGACCTGGCCGACCCGCAGGAGTCCGCCGAGGAAGAGTCCCGCGCGCTGATGGAGGAAGTGCCGCTCTACCTGCGCGGGGTGATCGAGCGCGGCGGACTCGTCAAGGCCGGAATCGTCGAGAACGTCACCGACGTCCGGGCGTGGGCCGAGTGGGATCGGTGGATCGGCGAGATTCACAAACTGGGGTACGAGACCCGCTTGATCGCGCTCAACTCGATGCACGCCGACCCGCGCAGCGTGCACGGCGCTCCGCAGTCCCGCGACCGGCTGTACGTCGGCTACTGGCACAAGAGCCTCGGCCGCCGCCCGGACTGGGACAAGTGGCTGCGGCCCCGGGCCTGGTGCCCCACGTGCGGGGTGCAGGTCCGTGCCGTGCAGTCGTTCAAGCCCGGCCGAGACATGGGCCGATACCGGCAGCAATACGTCTACCGGTGCCCGAACGGCAGCTGCGGCATGCAGGTCGTCGAGCCCGAGGCTCTGCCCGCCGCGGTGGCGATCGACTGGAGCATTCCGGGGCGACGGATCGGCGACCGGGCCCGGCCGCTCGCGGCCAAGACCCTGGCCCGGATCGAAGCCGGCCTGGCCCGGTTCTCCCAGCCGGTGCCCATGCTGGTCCCGTCCGGCGGGACGTGGCGGAACGACGCTGTGTCCGTGGCCGACCCGATGCCCGCGCGCACGACCCGTGAGAACGACGCGCTGATGGTGCCGCCGCTGATGGTGCCGGTCGAAGGGCGGGACGGGAAGGACGCCGCATCGGCGCTAGGCCCGCTGCGCACCATGACAACCCGGAACGAGACCGGTCTCGCCTGGCTCCCGTTTATCGCGGAGCTGCGCGGCGGGAACTCGACGGCCCGTGCGGTGTCCGAGTCCCTGGCTACGGTCACTGCGTCCGGCAACCACCACGGCCTGTGTCTCCCCCGGGGTGCGTCCGAGCACATGCTCGTCCCCTACTACGGCAACGGCACCGCCCGGCAGGTAAGCGACCCCATCGGCGCGCTCACGACACGGGACCGGTACGCCCTGGTCCGTGGCAGCGTCGACATCGACGACGTGCTGTTCCGGATGCTGGAGCCCGGGGAAATCGGCCGGGCCATGAGTTTCGCCGACGACTACGTGGTGCTGGGCAACAAGCGGCAGCGGGTCCGCCAGTACGGCAACGCCGTCACTCCGAACGCGGCCGAAGTGCTGGTGTGCGCTCTCGTCGAAGCCATCACGGGCGAGGAGATCGAGCGGCACGCCCACAAGGGGGCACCGTGCCTGTGACGCTGCTGCCGCCGATCACGTACGGCATCGGCCGCACCGACGCCGAACCGCTCGACACCGCGCCGCGGTTCGTGCGCACCGGCGGGATGTCCCGGTGGCACCGGCCCCGGTCCGGCGTCCGCACGGCCGACGACCGCACTGTGTACTCGGTGTGGTGCGGGCCGCAGGTCGGCGGACTCCACCGGGCCCGGCCGCTGCTCACCACCGAGACCGTGACGGACGGATTGCCGGTCTGCGCGACGTGCGATGGGCGGGCGGTCGGGGCCGGGCAGGAGGAGAACGGCCCGGCTGGCCGACGGCTGGTGTTCGGGCCGCGGTCGCTCACCCCGCCCCGGTGGTGCCCCGGTTCCCGGCGGGGACTGTACGAGCCGCTGCCCGGCGGGACCACCGGCCGGTGTCTCGCCTGCTCGGACTCGCACCCGATCCGGGCCATGGGCGGCCCGTACGCGGGACGAGTCGCGATCGTCCAGCACCCGCCCGGCCCCGCCCTGTTCGAGCCGTGCCCGTTCCACCGGTGGCGTCACCCCGCCGTGGCCGATGGCCGCCTCGTGTGCGTCTGCGGACGCCCCCTCACCTCCCCGCAGTAACCCCAGCACGCCCCGGGGCGAGACCGGCCGACAGCCTCTCGCCCCGGGTGCCCCACCCGCAGGAGCACCAGTGACTTGGTTCAAGATCGACGACACCGCGCACATGCATCCGAAGCTGATCAAGGCCGGAAACGGCGGGCTCGGGTTGTGGCTGCGCGCGGGCAGTTACGCCGCGCAGCACCTCACCGAGGGCGCCGTGCCCGGGGTCGTCGCGCAGCTGTACGGCACCGCCCCGCAGGCCCGGAAGCTGGTCGCGGCCGGGCTGTGGCACGAGCATGGGCACGGCTGCGCCCGGTGCCCGGACGTCCCCGCCGGTGACTTCTACATGCACGACTTCTTGGTCTACAACCCGTCGCGGGCGAAGGTCGAGCAGGGCCGTGCCGCTGCTGCGGATCGTCAGCAGCGGGCCCGTGACCGGGCCTCAGAGAAGCGCGCCGAGCGGGAAACGCGCCGCGAATCACCCCCGAAAAAGAACTCTTTTACGGGTGAAACGTCGGACGAAAATTCTGAAACCGCTCCGGAAAACATCGAGTTTCCAGACCTTTTCGCAGGTCAGGGCATGCAGTCACACCGTGACGGTACGGGACCGTCACGGTCCCCCCGACCCGACCCGTCCCGTAGTACTTCCTTCGGAAGTACAACCCCCCCTTCCCCCCAGGGAGAGCGGGCAGCAGCAGCCGCCCTTGTCGACTCCTGGTGGTCGACGTACGGCCGCAGCACCGCACAGTCCCGCACCGCGATTCGCCGCGCCGTCGCCGACGCCCTCACCAACGGACTCGACGAGCAGCTGCTCGCCGCCGCACTCGACCGTCTTGGCCAGACCAGCAAGCCGGTCACCGGCGGCACCCTGCAGTTCGCGTTGGCGGACATCCGCCGCCAGCCCGCCCCCGGCAGCAACGTCGTTCCCATCGCTACCGGCCGACCGTCCACAACCGATCAGCGCGTAGCCGAGGGCATGTCCCTGGCCGCGCGTCTCCGCGCCGAGGAGGCCGCACAGTGACACCCGCAGACGCCGCCGAACTGCTCACCCTGGCCGCCGCGTTCGACCGCCGCACCGTCGGCGAGGCCGACTCCCGCGCATGGGCCGCCGCGCTCCACCAGACCCCCTACGACGACGACGCCCGCGCCGCCGTCGCCCGCCACTACTCCGAGACCGACAAGTGGCTGACCCCCGCGCACGTCCGCCAGCAGCGCGCCACCATCCGCCGCGAGCGGGTCGCCGCGGCCACCGTGGTCTACGACGGACACCCCGGCGAGACCGGCGCCCAGTCGATTGCCCGCCGCCGCGCCATGCTCGAAGCCATTGCCGACGGCCGGGTCACCCCGCAGTCCGCAAGCCTCGCCGTCGGATTCAGCGAGGATCGGCCGGCCCTTCCCGGCGGCGCCACCCGCGAGGAGCGCGAAGCGTTCGCCGCCGAGCGCCTGGCCGCGCTCGGCAACTACATCCCGCAGCGCGTGGCCGACGACCTCGTTGCCCTGCGGCCCGTCCGTGCCGAACGCGAGTCCCTGGCCCGGCACGGCCTGCCCGACCCGCTCAACGTCCGGTGCCCGTACGAGCCGTGCCACGCCGACCCCGGCCAGCCCTGCCGCATGGGCAAGAACGGCGCCCGCCGCCGCACCACCCCCCACCCGACCCGGCTCGACCTGGCCACCGCACAGCAGGAGCCCGCCGCATGAACCGCAACACCAAGCACCCCGACCGCCCGTACAAGCGGAAGCCGAACACCGGCGACCGCACCCGCGGCGGGCGCACCTGGCGCATCACCGCGTCGTGGGACGCCCGCCCCGACCGGCCGGCCGTTCGCACCACCACCGACCGCAAGGCCCGCGACCGCATGGTCGCCGAGTTCGTCGACCAGGGCGGGTACGTCATCGTTGAGGAGGCCCGCGGAGCCGAGTGGCGCACCGTGCGGGAGGTCGACGGTCCCGCCCTCCTCGCCGCCCGGCTGCGCGCCGCGCGGGACCAGGCCGCCGCCGAGCAGCGAGAGCAGCGGCACCGCGCCGACTACGAGCAGCAGGCCGCGCGCAACACCCTTGCCGCCGCGCTCGACGCCATGGTCGAGCACGACACCATGGCCCGCCTGATGCGGCGCCCGCCGATCGACCTTGCCGCCACCGGCCAGGCCACCGCCCGCCACATCACCGGAGCGCAGCGATGATCCCCGATGCCGTTGCCGCGGTCATCGCCGCGACCATCCGCGACCACCCCGCCAGCGCACCCGAGGCGGTCGCCCGCGCCGCCGTAGCAGCCCTTGCCCGCGAGGGATGGCACATCGCCGCCCCCGACGTCATCGCCGCCGCCCTACGGGCCGCATAACCCCGCCAGGGGGGTGCGCCACGAGTAGCCAGCGCACCCCCCTGCACGCTATGTTTCATGCGTGCACGATCAAAGTTCATGCACGCACGGAACAGTGAGCCCTGCTCAGACCAGAGAGGACCCGCCCATGGCCCGGCCCCGCCCCACCGCCGCATGGCGCTACTGGTCCCGCGT encodes the following:
- a CDS encoding Rad52/Rad22 family DNA repair protein, coding for MTALPAARSGPADLTPAQVKTLLAQINPTRVQTLNGQSHVEAWDIRRWLNRVFGFGGWSDETLELACVAQTEIKPGRWTVVYRAQVRLTICTPDGRHLSSWDDAAAGAAQNQPRLGDAHDMAMKTALSQALKRCATNLGDQFGLSLYNDGSRRAVIMWSAVHTPAKDPETAAAQDEPVKPETAPEPAAPVPTPSTAASGTTAVAATDRATASPAPDNAAEQRLRRAAAAAGLGALDAEFERVHGMPIGQAPVAVLDRFRQQIEAAGGAR
- a CDS encoding phosphoadenosine phosphosulfate reductase translates to MQSTALLVLAAQRRIDFPLFLMANVGDDSENPGTLRYVEEYARPYAAEHGIELVVLDRVKRDGTTETLLGRLTREGSRSLPIPVRMSNGAPGTRRCTADFKIKVTAKELKRRGATAAAPATIGIGISVDEIHRANNRRTEPHELITYPLLDLGLRRTDCVRIISEAGLPVPPKSSCYFCPFHRPETWHDMRRNEPDLFEKSCQLEELLNERRDELGKDHVYLTRFGRPLREAIPDGVDLLPMFDEADGLCDSGWCMT
- a CDS encoding mucin-2, with translation MHPKLIKAGNGGLGLWLRAGSYAAQHLTEGAVPGVVAQLYGTAPQARKLVAAGLWHEHGHGCARCPDVPAGDFYMHDFLVYNPSRAKVEQGRAAAADRQQRARDRASEKRAERETRRESPPKKNSFTGETSDENSETAPENIEFPDLFAGQGMQSHRDGTGPSRSPRPDPSRSTSFGSTTPPSPQGERAAAAALVDSWWSTYGRSTAQSRTAIRRAVADALTNGLDEQLLAAALDRLGQTSKPVTGGTLQFALADIRRQPAPGSNVVPIATGRPSTTDQRVAEGMSLAARLRAEEAAQ
- a CDS encoding DNA cytosine methyltransferase, yielding MAYRHDNDAITVMDWFAGAGGSSQGMHAVPGVRVERAANHWDLALDSHEANFPGASHYRGDIRKAPVWSWPVTDLFWASPECTNWSIAKGRKRSFEHAVQGDLLDLYAELEAEQYADADLADPQESAEEESRALMEEVPLYLRGVIERGGLVKAGIVENVTDVRAWAEWDRWIGEIHKLGYETRLIALNSMHADPRSVHGAPQSRDRLYVGYWHKSLGRRPDWDKWLRPRAWCPTCGVQVRAVQSFKPGRDMGRYRQQYVYRCPNGSCGMQVVEPEALPAAVAIDWSIPGRRIGDRARPLAAKTLARIEAGLARFSQPVPMLVPSGGTWRNDAVSVADPMPARTTRENDALMVPPLMVPVEGRDGKDAASALGPLRTMTTRNETGLAWLPFIAELRGGNSTARAVSESLATVTASGNHHGLCLPRGASEHMLVPYYGNGTARQVSDPIGALTTRDRYALVRGSVDIDDVLFRMLEPGEIGRAMSFADDYVVLGNKRQRVRQYGNAVTPNAAEVLVCALVEAITGEEIERHAHKGAPCL